The following proteins come from a genomic window of Miscanthus floridulus cultivar M001 chromosome 2, ASM1932011v1, whole genome shotgun sequence:
- the LOC136536398 gene encoding putative hydrolase C777.06c, with amino-acid sequence HAPSPSRTTKNLSSDGLWSGAHAPKPNRSFRGGGFSVVVVVVVFIAHLSGHGLLRRAPRARCLIQPSEPPCTVCSTALSLPPDRNPNYRCNTSLLVDYCHDDGTHKYILIDVGKAFREQVLRWFVRHKISSIDSIILTHEHADAVLGLDDLWVALPSSQRNEIGKVPIFLTQFTMDSVAARFPNLVKQKLQEGDDFARPAQLDWTIIEGDVDKPFVASELEFWPLPVMHGEDYVCLGFLFGRKVRVAYLSDVSRILPTTEHGRPFHSSIILYSNSQLI; translated from the exons CATGCTCCCAGTCCCAGCAGAACAACCAAGAATCTGTCCAGCGATGGACTCTGGTCCGGCGCCCACGCGCCCAAGCCCAACAGGAGCTTCCGCGGCGGTGGCTtctccgtcgtcgtcgtcgtcgtcgtcttcatcgcTCATCTTTCTGGGCACGGGCTGCTCCGGCGCGCTCCCCGCGCGCGATGCCTCATCCAGCCGTCGGAGCCGCCGTGCACCGTCTGCTCCACGGCCCTCTCCCTGCCGCCGGACCGGAACCCCAACTACAG GTGCAACACCTCCCTCTTGGTAGATTATTGCCATGATGATGGGACTCACAAGTACATTCTAATCGATGTCGGCAAGGCCTTTAGAGAACAAGTTCTCCGGTGGTTTGTGCGCCACAAAATTTCTTCCATTGATTCG ATTATTCTCACGCATGAGCACGCAGATGCTGTCTTAGGCCTCGATGATCTCTGGGTGGCACTACCGAGTAGTCAGAGAAATGAAATTGGCAAAGTTCCTATTTTTCTCACCCAATTCACAATGGACAG TGTTGCAGCAAGATTTCCCAACTTGGTTAAACAGAAGCTGCAGGAAGGTGATGACTTTGCCAGACCTGCTCAACTTGATTGGACGATCATTGAGGGTGATGTTGACAAGCCATTTGTAGCATCGGAGCTTGAGTTTTGGCCGTTGCCA GTCATGCATGGAGAGGACTATGTCTGTTTAGGCTTCTTATTTGGGAGGAAAGTCAGAGTTGCGTATTTATCTGATGTCTCAAGAATTCTACCTACAACTGAGCATGGTAGACCTTTCCATTCCTCCATCATTCTCTATTCAAATAGTCAGCTTATATAG